GGACTCCCTATTTGCGTTTTGGATCGCTTGGGCATCTGCTAGATATTCATGATTGATTCGTGCTAATTTTTTGATGATATATATGAATGGATTGATCCACAATAGGGCTGTAATCAATTCAAAGAATAGGATATCTAAAGAGTGCCATTCCTTTGCATGCACTTTCTCATGGCTAAGAATTAAGTCTTGCTCTTCGGTGGAAAGTTGACTGCCTAAAAAAACTGTATCGAGAAATGTATAAGCTTCAGCACTGTCGGCAATGATGCATTGACGTACCTGATCTATCTTTTGAGATTGAGGCCTTTTCAACAATAGTGTTGCTGTCCTTCCAATCAATTTGATCAATAGAATTGTTGAAATAGACATATATACCCAAGGTAAGTAGGAGAGGAAATTCATTCCTTGGGTGGTAGGGGAAGCATCCATTGATACCGCATCTAGAAAAATTGTGCCCGCTACGAGGTTCGATGGTACGCCTTCGAATCGAAAGGAAATTAAAGGAATGATTAATGATAGTGTAGCGCTACCTAATAAAAAGAAGCGATTGAAGTTGAATGACTTTTCGTTCTTCAGCGCCAAAAGGTAGAATAGACTAAAGGCACCTAAGGCCAAACCAGATTCTAAGAGATAGTTGAGTAGGTTATTCATGATCAGTGGATTTATGTTCTTTTTTGGCAAGTTCGACTAGTTCATTGAGCTCATTTACACTCAGATTATTCTCTTCTGCGAAGAAGGAAACCAAATTTTTGAATGACCCACCAAAATAGCCATCCATGAAGTTGGATAAATAGAATTTGGAGTAGTCCTTCTTTGCCACGATTGGAAAGTATTCATAAGTTTTGCCGTAGGCTTTGTGCGAGACAAACTCTTTTGTTTCCAATATTCTCACAATTGTAGAGACTGTATTATAAGCCGGCTTAGGCTCCGGTAGTTTGGCAATGATGTCATGCACCACGCCTCTTTCGATTTGCCACAGTGCCTTCATGACCTGTTCTTCCGCTTTTGTTAGTTCTTTCATATTACTTAATTTCTTTACAATCTTATAACTATAAACTTAGTTATACAACTAAAATAATAATTAATTAACTAAAAATATGGTTGATTCTGCCAATATGTATTTTGTTATTCCTGTTTTTCTTACTTTCAACTATGCAATGTAGTTGCAAAGAGACTATATTTGCACTCATGGAAACTAAGGGACGAAAAGAGATACTCAAACGACATGGCATGAGAGTTACAGATTGCCGATTAGATGTTTTGGATTTATTCATCAATAGAAAACAAGCGCTCTCTCAAAAAGATTTAGAAGAGAACCTCACTGCTTATGACCGAGTGACACTATACCGTACATTACACAGTTTTATTGATAGTGGTGTACTTCACAAAATCCCAAATGACAATGGTATAGCTTCCTATGGTGTATGTTTTGATACTTGTAGTCCTGAATCTCATCAGCACGATCATGTGCATTTCAAATGCACGGCTTGCGGGCAATTAGAATGTATAGAGGAACACATTCACTTGCCAGCCATTAGTCTTCCTCGAGATTATAAAATGGGCGCCGTAGACATTATAGTAAATGGCGTTTGTGGAACTTGTACCGCGGGATAAGATCATGAAGAATTTTTTGGGATTGATAGTGGGGCTGGTAGTCAGTACATCTGCCTGGTCTCAGGTGCAGTTGTCAGGTATAATCTATGATGCGGAAAACAGAGAACCATTACCTGGAGCGATAGTGAGTATTCACGAGCTGGACGTTACAAAGGTCACTGATATTGATGGTAAGTTTTTGTTTGAGAGCATAAGACCTGCGACTTATCATTTGCATATCAGCTATATGGGATACAAGGCCAGAACTATGGTGAAAAGTGTAAGGCAAGCCGAAAATTTAAGCATCTATCTTGAGCCAACTACCTTAGAGTTGAGTGAGATTGTTGTGGAATCCAATCATTACAAAACCGGTCCGAAGGAACAGACTTTGCCGATGGAAATTCTGGATGCCGAATTTTTGGCCAAAAACAGAAAAGGTACTTTTGTGAACTCGTTGGAAGACATTCCGGGTATCAGCGCGATTAATACGGGCGTAGGCATTTCCAAACCGGTCATTCGCGGCATGAGTTTCAATCGAGTGATTGTAAATGACAAAGGAGTGAAGCAGGAAGGTCAGCAATGGGGGACTGACCATGGGTTGGAAATTGACATGTTCGAACCAGGTCGAGTGGAAGTTATAAAGGGTCCAGGCTCGTTAATGTATGGTTCTGATGGTTTGGGAGGTGTGATTAATATATTTCCTCCGGCTATTCCTCAGAACAAGGAGATTGAGGGTTCGGTGCAAGGGATCTATAAATCCAATAACCATTTAATAGGTACTTCGACAGTAGTGCAGGGTAAAAAAGATGACTGGGTATATCGGGGAAGATTCAGTACGCAGGATTTTGGAGACTACCGCGTGCCAGCAGATCAATTTACATACAATGGCTACAATCTCCCCATATACAACGAACGTCTAAAAAATACAGCTGGAAGAGAACGGAACTTCACATTGATGACGGGTATCAAGAAGAACTGGGGCTATTCCACACTTACGGTGAGCAACTTTCATCAAAAGGCAGGGTTGTTTGTAGGCGCAGTGGGAATCCCTAGGTCTTATCAGCTCGAGCACGACGGATCTTACCGAAATATTGATATCCCTAATCAGGAAACGAGGCACTTTAAGATTGCTAGTAATTCGAATGTTTTAATTAGAGGCAAATGGCTGGAAATGGACTGGGGCTACCAGCGTAATCGTCGAGAAGAGCACTCAGACCCTACGGCTCATGGTCAAGAAGAAGGACCTGATGGTACCCTGGAACATGGATTGGATTTGCAGACTATAAGTGTGAACTCAAGATACTTCTGGCAGGCCACAGAATCCCATACACGTATTATCGGCTTGCAAGGACAATATCAGTGGCACGATTGGGACGGATATGCTTTTTTATTACCAGAATTTAGAAGTAGCAATATTGGAGTGTTTGTCTATGAGGAATACAGCTGGGCCAATCGATTTACTGCAACCGGTGGTTTGCGTGTTGATTATGCCATTCGTGATATTACTGGCTACAGTGAGTCAGATGGAACGATTTTTTTTCAATACAATGAAGATATTTATAGAGAGTATTTCAACCTATCAGGAGCGCTTGGTCTTTCATATTATCCAAGCGAACTGCTAAACATTAAATTCAATCTGGGTACCAGTTACCGTGTGCCTACACCGAATGAACTATCTATCAATGGACTGCATCACGGTACATTCAGATATGAACTGGGCGAACCAAGCCTGACCTCTGAGCGTGGAGTGCAAATGGACTTAAGTATGAGCTACCAGAAGAAAGATTTCAGTTTAGTAGTCACTCCTTTTATGTCATATTTTGATGGGTTCATTTATTTGGCAGCCACCACACAATTTTCCTCAGATTTCAATCCCTTTTTGCCAGCAGAAAGCGGTCAAATTTATCAGTATCGGCAAAACGATGCAGTATTTGCCGGAACCGAGGTCGCTATTGAGTACCATCCTTTGGAAGCATTGCATTGGCGTGCGGGATATGAATATGTGTACAATTACAACCTGGACTCCAAGTTGCCGCTTCCTTTTACTCCGCCAGGATCACTGTATTCTGAACTGGAGTATGGATTTGACGTGAAAGGGGCTCTATTGGAAGATATTCATGTAGGTGCTAACACCAAATGGGTATTCGATCAAGAGCGTGTAGACAGAAATGAGAACACGACACCTGGCTATTGGTTATTAGGTATTAATGCTGGAATGGGCATTCGAATGGGAAAAGCTGCCATTGGTCAGATTACTTTTTCCGCTCAAAACCTTTTCGATAAAAAATACTTCAATCACCTGAGTAGATACAGGCTGCTAAACCTACCCGAGCAGGGAAGAAATTTCGTCATATCTTTCAAAATTCCTTTTGCAATTAAGTAACATTAGTATTAATATTGCAATATTGTTGCAAATAAAAATTTTCAAATGAAAAAGATGAATGTATGGCTTTTAGCCATTTTAGTAGCACCGGTTTGGTTTTCTTGTGATGACGATGATGCTGTAGATACAACGGCGCCAACGATTACCTTAGAGGATCCTGTAAATGGAGAAGCTATTGCTGCCGGAACAACCATGGAGGTACATGGTGATTTGGAAGATGATGTGGATTTGGCTACCTATAGCATTACTATTCATGATAATTTCGATGGCCATGCGCACGGAAGAATGCAAAGTAAATTTAGTTTCAGTGAAAGCTATGAGACGGAAGGTACGAATGTTCATATGCATCAGGAAATTGAAATTCCGGCAACAGTAACCGCCGGCCCGTACCACTTTATTGTTCAAGCTATTGATGCAGCAGGCAACTCAACATCTTTTCAGGATGATTCTAATGTAGAAGTAGAAATCTGGATTACCAACGAGGAAATGGGACATATCACATTTACTGATGCCAATGACGTTGAAATCGAAGAGCTGGAAGGTGTAGTAGGACAGGCGCTTGAGGTTGACGGGTATGTACTCGACGAAAGTGGCACTTTGGCACATATTGATATTAGCGTAGGTCATCTGGACGAGGAAGAAGGAGATCATGACGGACACAATCACGGACGTGTACTTGAAGACGCCATCTATGACAAGGAGTTTGATGTTGAAGGTGAAGGTATGGTGCAATTTCGGAATCTACTAGCCAACGAGTCTATCGTGGTAAGTCAATCTGATCTGGATGAATTAGAAGAAGGAGAGCATCTTCATTTAATTGTAAGAGTTGAAGATGCTGATGGCAATATTAGTCGCGGTACTATTGAAATACATTTTGATTGATTGGAATATATAATACAGTTCAGTTAAAGTTAAGAAGGGCCATTGGTCCTTTTTTTATGGCTAGATTATTCCGTAATCTCGATGGGATTCCCCTCAGGGTCGGCTATTACACTTTCATAATAGCCGTCACCTGTGGTTCTGGGCTCGCCTAAAATAGAGAAGCCATCCGCTCTAAATTGATTGGTGAGTTCGTCTACCCGTTGTTTAGTACCCACTGAAAAGGCCAGGTGTGCCAAGCCATTGTGCTTTTTGTCACTTTCTTGTTGTGGCAGGTAATCGGGGTTGTGCATCAATTCGATTCGAGTTTTTCTATGATCAAATCGAAGAAAATATGAACTGAAATTTTTCGCTGGATTCTCATATCGATTTCCTTTTTCAGCCTGAAAGTACTTGGAGTAAAACGCACTCATACCTTCGAGATCATTCACCCAAATGGCGGCATGCTCTATTTTAATTTTTGGTTGCCGTGGACCATTGTGTTTCAATTTTAGAACCAGCAATGCCATCTGAAGAGTAAAAACGATAGTATTGGTAATGATGATGGGCAAATCAAAAATTAGGATACCATAGGTGAGCCAGGTACTAGACGAACAAACAAAAATGATCAATGTCCACAAGGACAAATCTTCGACCGATCGAGTCTTGAGTGATTGCCAAACCTGCGGAACAAAACTGGAGATCGTCAGTGCCACGGCCAAGTAGCCAAATAGAGGTGCGTATGAATTCATAGAAAATGTTAATAGTCCAGCAAAACTGATGAAGAAATGGTGAACGGCTCAATTTTGCCAATATATTATTAATTAATCTTCATCTTCTACGTGAATTCCCTATTTTCGATTCTATGGATCGAAGAAGTTTTGTAAAGAAATCGGCTGTGGCCTCTGCGGCCACTATGCTTACCCTCAATGCCGCCCATGCAAAGGCAGTTGAAAATCAATCGCTGATCAAACCCAAAGCACTAAAAAAAGGAGATACGATTGGATTGATCACTCCAGCCAGCGCAGTGACCAGACAGGCTTTCGAAAAGGCTGTGGAGAACTTGAAAGCCATGGGGTTTGTGGTGAAATACACGGACAATATGAGCGTGCGCAAAGGCTTTTTAGCAGGCACTGACCAGCAGCGACTCGATGATCTACATCAAATGTTTTCTGACCCCAATATCGATGGGATCGTTTGTGCCAGGGGAGGTTATGGGTCAGGACGGCTGTTGCCAAAGATCAATTATGATCTGATCAAGGCCAACCCGAAAGTTTTGGTCGGGTACAGCGACATCACAGCGCTGCTTTATGGCATCCATCAGAAAACGGGTTTGGTTTGTTTTCATGGACCGGTAGGCGCTTCTGAGTATTCGGAGTTTACGGATAAGGCCTTCGAGCAAGTACTAATGAAAGGCAAAGCACCCAAATTCGAAAGACCGAAGGAGTGGGAAGAAAATGAAGATCCTGCATTCCAATCTTTGCCCATTGTAGAAGGTACGGCTGAAGGTGGATTGGTGGGCGGTAATCTCAGTTTGATGTGCTCAATCATGGGTACGCCTTATGATATTGATTTTAAAGGCAAGATCGTTTTCATCGAAGAAATAGGGGAGTCGCCTTATCGCGTAGACCGTATGCTGACGCAGTTGCTCAATTCAGGTAAACTCAGCGAAGCCAAGGGAGTTGCTATGGGTGTATTTAGAGGCTGCGAAACCAAACCCGATGATCCAGACTTTGCATTGTCGACCAGCTTGGAGAACGTCTTGAAAGATCGATTCGGCCATATAAATATTCCGGTACTTTATGGTCTACCCATAGGTCATATCGATGACAATGCCACCTTACCCTTTGGCGTGCAAGCCGAGCTGGATGTAGAGAATGGAAGTTTGAAGCTGTTGGAGAAAGGGGTGGAGTGATTAGGTAAACACCTTTTCACTGGCTTTCACTGGCGCAAGTTTAGCGAAGCGTAACTTGTGACTAACAATGAATATCGAGTTTGTAACTCGGAAATATTGATAGCATAAGTGTTAAACACTCATGCTGGCGTAAGTTTAAATCAATTAATTTGTTAGATATGAAAAACCAATTGAATTACTACTTAATAGCCGTATTTTCCATTTTTGTTGGGAGCCAAATTACAGAAGGCGTTCTGCTGGTTCCCTATTGGCAATCGATGTCTTCCAGTGAATTTTATAGCTACTATCAAGAATTCGGACCAGCTATTAATCGATTCTACACGGTGCTGACCATTGTGGCTTTGTTGATTCCTATTGCATTAGCTATTTACTATTATAGCAATCGATCGGCGGGTTTCAAATATGCCCTGACTTCAACCGCGCTGGCCATTTTATTTGTCTCTTGTTTTTACATTTATTTCAAAGGGACTAATCAAGCTTTCTATCAATCTGCATTTAACGAAGTCGACCTGAAAAACGAATTACTAACATGGGCCAGCTGGCATTGGGGGAGAGTGGTTTTAGAATGCCTGTCTTTGTGTTTTTTAATATTAGCTGTTTCGAAAAAGAATTAACTACTGGCAGCAAGTTTAGCGAAGCGTAACTTGTGACTAATAATGAGTCAAGATATGCGTATTGTAGAATGAAGAAATCTAAATGGATTCAGTAACACAAATAGTATTGGGTGCCGCGGTAGGTGAAGCCGTATTAGGAAAGAAGGTAGGCAATAAAGCGATGCTTTATGGCGCCATTGCCGGAACCATTCCAGACTTAGATGTGATGGCTTCACATGTCACAGATACAGTGACAGCTTTAGCTGTACATCGCGGGTTTACGCATTCCATTGTTTTTTCTGTGCTATTTGCTCCTGTTTTTGGGTGGCTAGTTTCTCGATACGAAAGTCTGAGGAATTTCAAAAGTTGGTCCTGGTTGTTCTTCTGGGCATTCATTACACATCCCATATTAGATGCGCATACTACATGGGGTACGCAGTTGTTTTGGCCCTTTGATTTGCGACTGGCTTTCAAGACCATCTTTGTGATCGATCCATTATACACATTGCCCTTCTTGGTGTTTTTGATTTTGACGATGCTGCAAAAACGATCGGCCATCAAACGTCAGTTTTACAATCGTCTGGGTTTGTATGTGAGCACGGGCTATTTGCTACTCACCTTTTTACTGAAGTGGATGGCTTACGCGCAATTTGAATCCGCCTTAAAAGCACAAGACATAAGCTATTCACAACTAGATACTCGTCCTTCACCTTTGAACACCATCCTTTGGAGCGCCAATGTGGAAACTGAAGTCGCTTATCTGTTAGGAAACTATTCATTGTTTGATTCTCAACCGATCACCTTTGAATCTTATCCAAAGAATCATCAGCTCTTGGGAGCATTAATTGATCAGGAACCGGTACAGCGAATGATCGCTATTTCAGAAGGGTGGTACACCATCAGCCAAAAGGAGGGAAAGTTGTACTTCAACGATCTGCGATTTGGCCTTTTGAGCCTAGAACCTAAGGCACAGGATTTTGTGTTTAGTTACCAGATCGAAACAAATTCATCCGGTCAAGTCACATTTACAGAAGTACCTAAAACCAAAAGGGATGGCAAGAAGCTACTGGCAGATTTATGGCAGCGGGTGAAGGGAAATTAATTGGTTGCAATCTTTGTTTTTGCCGAGGCTCGAAACATCTCGTCATTGCGAACGGAGCGCAGCGAAGTGCGGCAATCCCTTGCGGATACTTGCTGCTGTCTTATTATTCAGAAAATAAACTGACTCAAAACGAGATACTTTAGAGGGTACTAGATTATTCGTCATACGTTCACAAGCCAGGTGGACTCTTCATTTTTGGCATAGCCCAAAAACGAAGCAAAAAACCCTAGGCTGTGAATAAATTCCTAAATTTCGGCTTTTTACTGCACTTAAATCCAAACTCGCTATGCTCAAACAGTGGATTTAAATTCGATTTTCACAAAGCCGAATTTCTTAACGGAATTAATTCAAGGCCAGATCAATACCCTATTTTTTTGATTTCTGTCCGTTTTATCTTTCAAAAAGTGTTAAGAAACTAATACAAAAGCCTTTTGATAATAGCAACTCACCTGCTTTACTCCGTCACAATCTCATTCCCTCTATAGACATGATTTTTGTCTTTGAATAAAAGGCCATCGGCATCCTTGGGACCGAAAGTCGCCAAATCAACACCTTCCAATACTTGGCCATCGAAGTATGCATTGTTTTTGTCTTTGGTGTATGCTTGGTATTCGTACACATGGAAAGTCTCCATATCGACGCCTTCCATGGGTTTCCCTAAATAATAGATGTGGTTTTTGTCAGCTCCATAGTAGGTGTCCTTCCAAAATTTGAAACTGCTTCTGTCTGCCATAGGCATCAGCTGGTTATTATGATATACTTTATCATCCACTAGCAAGTAATCATGCTCCATGACTGAAATAGATTCAAGATTCTTCACAGGTATTTTTAAGAGAGCTTCTTCCATATCCTCGAGCCAGTTGCTATACGAGTAGAGGTAGTCCTTGTCCGCGATATAGTGGTTGTCTATGACCTGAATACTAGCAACATCAATAGAAGAGGGGATGATTTCATCTTGCCTGTGAAGGTAGACGGTGTTTTTGTCTTTGCTGCTTACATCATTGAGTATTTCAAAGGTTGCGTAGTCTACATCTACAGCTTTGTAATTATAAAAGTACAGTTTGTCATCCTTGCTCCAGTCATAATCCATGAATTCGAAGGTGTCAGGATTAGCGCCTTCAATCTTTAGCATGGTTTCTTTAGGCATAGGTTTTTCGGACATCCTTCCGTGAGCAAATTCTTGTGCTACATAGACATGTGATTTGTCATAGCCTATGTAGTCGACGACACGAAATGTAGCATGATCGACCTCAGCCGTAATGTCTTCGGCTTTGTAATACACTCTGTCTTTGTCTTTGGCATATTCTAAGCCAAGCACTTCAAAAGAGGCTACATCTGCATTCATCTTAGTATTGCCCAGTTCGAACCAATTGCCCATCCGACTGTATTGGATATCGCTTTTGTCGCGGTTGTAATAATAGTTATCCGAAAGGGCTTCGTCGACCGGTCCGGAGAAGGGTCTGCAAGCTGTAAATAAGAGAAATCCCGCCAATACTACGGTGACAATTACGACGATACTAAATGTTGACATATAGGTTGATGTTGTGATGATGGAGTTCTGTTGGTTTCGTGTTTTCAAATGTATAGAAAGGTTCGATTCAAGTAATGGTCCCATTCGATTTTTTCAGTAGTTGAGATATTAATCCTTCTATTCCTAAAGAATTGATTTATAGTCGTCAGTGGGGGTGTTGTAATTTTTCGCCCATTGCTCTCGAGTGAGTTTCCAAAGCTCTTGCTCAGTGAATTTTGGATCCACGTATTTTGCCTTGGTGATTTTGATGAATTCGCAACCTGTTTTTTCTTTGATTCTTCTGGATGCCACATTACCCACGGCATTAGCAAATATCAATTCTTCAAAGCCAAGGGAATCGAAGGCATAACTCAATATGGGAGGCATGGCTTCTGTCATGATACCTTTGCTCCAATGTTTTTTGGCCAACCAAAATCCTCTGTGCTCTGGCTTACCTTCTTTCCACAGATCAATACATCCAATAAGTTCTTGAGGTTCATCTTTAAGGAAAATACCCCACACCCATCTGCCTTGACCTTGATTTGGAATGATTACATTTTTGATAAAATCATGCACACCATGCTCCGGATAAGGCCAGGGAACAAGGCTTGACAAATACCTGATTACCTCATAGTCCACGAAGTGTTTTTTATACGCATCGGCGTCGGATAATTCAACCGCTCTTAATATCAGTCGTTCAGTTTCAAATGACGGTATCTTACTTTTATCCTTCATAATTAATTACAACCAGGACTATATCTGCTGACAAAAATCACAAGTTACGCTGCGCTAAACTTGCGTCAGTAGGGGAACGCCTTATCAAGAGAAATTGGATTAAAAAAAGGCCAATACACTTGTTTTTACCATAGATATCGACCATGTATGAGGCGTATGCTCTCACTTTGTGGACAGCTCTAAAATAGTGAATTCAGCCGGTGCTTCCAAAGTATCCAAGTGGCAGTGCGCATAGAAGGTCAAAACTCCTGCGAAATGAGCTTGGTAGAAAGCAGAGAAGTTTCTTCAGCGGCTGATTCACGGTCGAGTCCCGATGCAGTTTGTAGAAAGCACGCAAGCATATGCCTCATACATAATGTTATGGCTATTTTTTCTCAAACTCTTTGATCCAAAGCTCATACAGACCTTTATTGAGCGAGTCTGCTGTTAATTGCGATTTCCAAAAGGTGAGCAAAGTGTCCTTATTTAGGATTGCTCTATCAAACTTGTATTCCAGTTCTCTAATTCGGAAAGATTCGTTGATAAATGAATTCATTTTTTTCCTATAAATCGAATCGTTCAAGTCCTTTGCAAAGTATCCTTCGTTCAGGAGCTGTTCAATTGTTACGCCGTTCGTGATCAGTTTATTCAATTGAATTGTATCGAATTCACTGATCAAGGCAATAGACTGTTCACCTTGAATGTCAATCTTATATCTTATGTTAGTTATTAGCGAATCTTCACGAATTTCGTACTTCGCATAGGGCAGTAATTCCCAATCGATATTGAAGCGTTCAATAGTGTCCTCATGAAAATAGAATTCCGTATAAATGTCATGTACACCATCTGTAAGGCTTTGCCAATGTCCCGCAAGGTCAATTTCTTCGGAAGAGTTCTCTTGACATGAAATTAAGAGGACAGAAAGTAGAAGTGAGTAAATGAGTTTCATAGATCGACTTCAATTAGCCATAACGACCCTGTATGGATCTGTGGTCATAAAGATAGGGTGCGCTGGTCAAAGATCATATGTCAAAAGCTCAAAACCTACATTTTGCCGCGGCAAAATGAACTGGACAAGTCATCGGATTAGCCCGCCTTCAGGTAAGAAACAACGAGCGCCAACGACTTTGTCCGCGTAGCAAGTCACTAATACCATCGTAGCTGTTCTCGGTGACATATGATCGTCGATGATGGCAGGGGAGGTTCTATCATCTGATATGACCATGATCTCATACAATTTGTTAGCCATATTTTTTTAGGTTTTTGAATAGAATGAAGGCTCCAATTATTATACCTGTTAACCAGAAAAATGGCGCAATTGTTAAATCGTAATTCAAATTATTATAACCCTGATTAAGGTTGTTGATATATTCAATACCCATTAATCCGTCAATAAAAGGTAGTGAAGTCCAAATAATTTGATAGGATAAATAAAAAGCTATTGATGTTAAGAATGCTCTACGAGTTTCCGATTTATCAGAAAAATTGGTTTTTGATAACCTGTTAAGTGTGTAGTTAAATATTACGACGGAGCAAATTAGTCCGATAATATTCGCACTTAGTGCACTAATGATATTGTTAATTGATGATTGAAAAAATACCCTTTCTAACAACTTTGTTATTAAGTCTCTTAATCCGAACCCAGGAAATGTCGGGCTAAAAAAGAAACCTACTCCAAGAATAGCAATTGTACGATAATTCATAAGTTATGGCTAACAACCGGATAACACACACTAGTGTGTGTTATCCACTATATGTTTTTGGTCTCTTAATTTTACTTAAAATCATCGTTCTAACCAAACGGAGCTTAATAAGCATTTTTTTAAACGTTTATTACACTTTCTCAGAATGGCTGCGGTTAGGCTAGCAGATTGATGGTCTGCAATAAAAAAAACAGGCATTGACAAGCTGCTGACCAGACCGATTACCAAAGTAGTGGATATGTAGGGAAATTACAAGAGCTCAGGCCGTAGAACTACTCAGCGGCTTTTTTCCATACAAAAAAGTCCTTCAAGTATTCTCGATAGACATATCCCCAAGGGATAACCACTAGATCGATCACGATGCCGGGTGCCATCGACCAAAACCAGGATTCGTAGTTGTCATCCAGCAGCCCGGTGCTTTTTGCAGGCAGGTAAGTACCAATGATCCAGGCGGATTTATACACCAGTTGGATCAAAAGCAGGGGGATAAACTTCAATGGGTGCCGAATCCCCAGTAGGCATAAAAAGGAGAAGGCGGCATAGAAACTGATCGTCACCCCAGACATGGGACTTGGTACGTTGGTAGGCGCAAATACTTCTGCCCAATGATCAGGCCCCAGGCCGACAAGAATAAGTAAAAAAAGTACACGTAAGACATGCTGTCTCCATAGAGGAGGCGTAAGATTGGTAGTCATAGTTTTGAGTTTATGATTAATAAAATTTTAAAAACTAAGACTCAGATGCAGAGAATCGCCAGAGGGTTGCATCAAGTGTATTTATTCTGTCTAAGGAAGCTATCTTTCTTCTTTGATCAGCTTCCAGACCGCCTTATTGTAATTTGCCTTGCTTATTCCTGTCAATTGTTCGAGGGCTGAATAATAATTGGCATTTCCTTTTTCGAAAGGGCCACAGTTGAGCATTTGCCATACGCCTTCGAATCCTTGTTCTTTTTCTATTTTTTGTATGACAAGCGCATTTACCACATAGTCCGCCATCAAGTGCGTGGCTCTACTTTCACCGAAGTTTACAGGCTCTTCTT
The sequence above is drawn from the Reichenbachiella sp. genome and encodes:
- a CDS encoding metal-dependent hydrolase, which gives rise to MDSVTQIVLGAAVGEAVLGKKVGNKAMLYGAIAGTIPDLDVMASHVTDTVTALAVHRGFTHSIVFSVLFAPVFGWLVSRYESLRNFKSWSWLFFWAFITHPILDAHTTWGTQLFWPFDLRLAFKTIFVIDPLYTLPFLVFLILTMLQKRSAIKRQFYNRLGLYVSTGYLLLTFLLKWMAYAQFESALKAQDISYSQLDTRPSPLNTILWSANVETEVAYLLGNYSLFDSQPITFESYPKNHQLLGALIDQEPVQRMIAISEGWYTISQKEGKLYFNDLRFGLLSLEPKAQDFVFSYQIETNSSGQVTFTEVPKTKRDGKKLLADLWQRVKGN
- a CDS encoding DKNYY domain-containing protein — translated: MSTFSIVVIVTVVLAGFLLFTACRPFSGPVDEALSDNYYYNRDKSDIQYSRMGNWFELGNTKMNADVASFEVLGLEYAKDKDRVYYKAEDITAEVDHATFRVVDYIGYDKSHVYVAQEFAHGRMSEKPMPKETMLKIEGANPDTFEFMDYDWSKDDKLYFYNYKAVDVDYATFEILNDVSSKDKNTVYLHRQDEIIPSSIDVASIQVIDNHYIADKDYLYSYSNWLEDMEEALLKIPVKNLESISVMEHDYLLVDDKVYHNNQLMPMADRSSFKFWKDTYYGADKNHIYYLGKPMEGVDMETFHVYEYQAYTKDKNNAYFDGQVLEGVDLATFGPKDADGLLFKDKNHVYRGNEIVTE
- a CDS encoding GNAT family N-acetyltransferase — protein: MKDKSKIPSFETERLILRAVELSDADAYKKHFVDYEVIRYLSSLVPWPYPEHGVHDFIKNVIIPNQGQGRWVWGIFLKDEPQELIGCIDLWKEGKPEHRGFWLAKKHWSKGIMTEAMPPILSYAFDSLGFEELIFANAVGNVASRRIKEKTGCEFIKITKAKYVDPKFTEQELWKLTREQWAKNYNTPTDDYKSIL